From Cotesia glomerata isolate CgM1 linkage group LG3, MPM_Cglom_v2.3, whole genome shotgun sequence:
ACGCAGTGCTTTATTTATCCGCTTTTATTCAAACAATCTGTTAactaacatattaaatataacttgcatttagtgaaaataaattcatagttttcatttgaataataatttacgcgttttaattgagatatccagacaaAAACCTGATCCTCCGCTTTCCCGCAATTACATCATTTTACATTTGGTCCCTCGAGCCGGATCAGGCTGGCTctatctcaattaaattaaataattataccgCTAATAATTGTGTTGTGtgagtgaatttaattatcgCTATGAAGGGTCGAGTGTCAGGGACATCGCGGAGCACATCGGGTGCTGCTCCTGGTAGTCATTCGTACACCGGTACGCAGAACTATCCGCTTTATTAAGACTGAAAACTCGACTTCAGGCCTAAAATAACTTCTATATGGAGAACGACGCAAGATAGTTGAAAAATGCAACTTGTGCTTCAACTGTTGTGTTCCGCACCACGCCGCAGACTGCAAGACCGCTCAAGGGTGCAGCAAGTGCTGTCAACGTCACCACACTTCCATTCATCGTGATCTATCGCCTAAATAAGCATCACCGTCACCAGCAGACACCGCACAAGGTAACTAACCGTTCCTTTAGACCGCTTATAACTCAACATTAACTGTTGATTATTTTAGATCCACCTTCCGCTCAAGTTTTGCTAGCTACTGCTTTAGTCCAGGTCAGTCCGCATCATGGTAATCCTATCACCGCTAGAGCTTTGATTGATCAAGGCTCAGAGCTCTCATTTATGAGATGAACGCTCTTCAAGAAGCTTGGACAACCACTACAACGTGACATGGTCATGCTCAAGGGCGTTGGCAATGTCTCCGCAGGAAGTTTACTAGGTGTGAGCACAATTGAGCTTCGTTCGCTGTGTACAACCGCATCAATGCATGTCAGCATGCATATTCTACCAACACTGACGGTAGATCTTCCATCGTTCGTGATCGCTGATCCGAAATGGCCGCATCTTGAAAATCTCAAGCAAGCTGCGTCCTGTAGACATTATTCTAGGTGCATCACCAGCCGCACAGATCATGAACGTTGAGATTAAACGTGGACCTCGCAATTCTCCGATTGCACAATCCATCACGCTTGGTTGGATTATCTATGGAGCTGTCACCGCTAAACACGCTTCCACGTCACACGCAGCATTACATGCGTCATTAGACACATCATTACAAGACGCTATCGCTAAGTTTTGGGAACAGGAAGAGGTTCCATCAGGTAATTCGGCGCTCAACACCGCTGAGGAAGACGAATGTGAAGTTCACTTTCGTCAAACGCATTATCGACAGCCTGATGGACGCTATGTAGTGAGATTACCGCTTAAAGCCCCCGAGGGTCAATTTGGCGACTGTATCAACACAGCCATGGGGTCACTCCACACATTAATAATTCACCTGTCGCGAGAAAAAGATTATTCTGACATGTATTGCGCGCTCATGGCAGAATACATAAAACTAGGACACATGGTTCGAGTACCAATCAATGACTTGCCCGCAAACGCTTACTTCTTGCCTCACCATGGGGTATTGAAGCTTGATAGCACCAATACGAAGCTTCGCACAGTGTTTAACGGTTCCTGTGCAACATCTACAGGAATTTCATTGAACGACATTCGACACGCAGGACCCAAAACGCAAATTGACATCTTCGACGTGATGTTGAGAATCCGCTGCAACATGATTCTATTCGCTACTGACATCACCAAGATGTTCAGACAGATTGAGGTTGATTCGCTTGATTGGCCACTTTAGTGCATTCTCTGGATAGATGAGCATGACGTAGTCGACGCTGTCTCAAGACAGTT
This genomic window contains:
- the LOC123260634 gene encoding uncharacterized protein LOC123260634, giving the protein MNVEIKRGPRNSPIAQSITLGWIIYGAVTAKHASTSHAALHASLDTSLQDAIAKFWEQEEVPSGNSALNTAEEDECEVHFRQTHYRQPDGRYVVRLPLKAPEGQFGDCINTAMGSLHTLIIHLSREKDYSDMYCALMAEYIKLGHMVRVPINDLPANAYFLPHHGVLKLDSTNTKLRTVFNGSCATSTGISLNDIRHAGPKTQIDIFDVMLRIRCNMILFATDITKMFRQIEVDSLDWPL